A single genomic interval of Perca fluviatilis chromosome 19, GENO_Pfluv_1.0, whole genome shotgun sequence harbors:
- the gpr155b gene encoding integral membrane protein GPR155 isoform X2, whose protein sequence is METTNSYVLIHGKNISHSTLAGSAMGPHMSIDKLFPALLECFGIILCGYIAGRADIITQSQAKGLGNFVSKFALPALLFKNMVLLDFGDVIWAFLWSVLIAKVTVFVLVCVLTLMVASPECRYSKAGLYAIFATQSNDFALGYPIVDALYRSTYPEYLQYIYLVAPVSLMLLNPIGFALCEVQKWKQASHSHSTLGILGVVVLQVLKNPIVFMVIVGILSHFALGQQIPAVLSQFIDGLANSFGGAALFYLGLTMVGQLRKLTRDTGVALILLITAKLLVMPLVCKDMVDILDVGANSTSANHTSLSNFAFLYGVFPTAPSVAIYAAHYNIELEVVTSGMVISTFLSAPIMYVSAWLLTIPLMDPTPLVKELENVSFNISIVSLVALVWTIVVMLLSRKFKRLPHLFALNLFLAQFLVCVSMILWNFLVKQEDNLLSKILTFTLLYGSLYSTYIWTGLIPLCLALTNRDDLLRLRPGIFMILGWGVPFLMVGGLLISGERTDTIDSAFFYGRAQIISTAVVLAVSLVLGAISLMGLSQGDREQSGYQALNRAAVTGISDELRAPPGLEDSQQQSQPQMANSPAGSINSDLNGFSPLQPIPDMIASTQRENTNSTIHSGALCDGQQGSSSSEQPLNLPPPGLQATDDTQTVRHVLLCLLLFVSLLANLSSCLWWLFNKDPGRLYLELQFFCAVANYGQGFLSFGIFGLDRHLIILPFKKRLLGLWQGRDSEDLSPSGVPEEVRLTCTQFVRYHKDQCVQDIVHTRSGSGESVSASTGESFL, encoded by the exons ATGGAGACCACCAACAGCTACGTACTGATCCACGGGAAGAACATATCCCACAGTACCCTCGCGGGTTCTGCTATGGGGCCCCACATGTCCATTGACAAGCTTTTCCCGGCCCTCCTTGAGTGCTTTGGCATCATATTGTGTGGCTACATAGCTGGCAG GGCAGATATTATCACACAGAGCCAGGCGAAGGGTTTGGGGAACTTTGTGTCTAAGTTTGCTCTTCCAGCTCTGCTCTTTAAAAACATGGTGCTGTTGGACTTTGGAGACGTCATCTGGGCGTTTCTCTGGAGTGTCCTGATcgctaag GTGACAGTGTTTGTGCTGGTATGTGTGCTGACTCTGATGGTGGCCAGTCCAGAATGCAGATACAGCAAGGCTGGCTTGTACGCCATCTTCGCTACTCAGAGCAATGACTTTGCCTTAGGATACCCCATAG TTGATGCTTTGTATCGGAGCACCTATCCAGAGTACCTCCAGTACATCTATCTAGTTGCCCCGGTCTCCCTCATGCTCCTCAATCCCATCGGCTTCGCTCTTTGTGAGGTGCAGAAGTGGAAGCAGGCCAGCCATTCACACAGCACTCTTGGCATCCTGGGAGTTGTAGTCCTACAG GTGTTGAAGAACCCAATAGTATTCATGGTGATAGTGGGAATCCTCTCCCACTTTGCCCTGGGCCAGCAGATCCCTGCTGTGCTATCACAGTTCATAGATGGCTTGGCTAACTCTTTTGGAGGGGCGGCCTTGTTTTACCTCGGCCTCACTATG GTCGGCCAGCTTAGAAAACTAACCAGAGACACTGGAGTTGCCTTGATTCTCCTCATCACAGCCAAACT cCTGGTGATGCCGCTGGTCTGTAAAGACATGGTGGATATTCTTGATGTAGGTGCGAACAGCACAAGTGCCAACCACACTAGTTTGTCTAACTTTGCTTTCCTGTATGGAGTCTTTCCAACTGCACCTAGTGTGGCCATCTATGCTGCACACTATAACATCGAACTAGAGGTG GTAACATCAGGGATGGTAATCAGTACGTTTCTGTCTGCACCGATCATGTACGTGTCGGCCTGGTTATTAACAATCCCTCTAATGGACCCGACCCCCCTGGTGAAAGAACTTGAAAACGTtagcttcaacatcagcattgtCAGCCTCGTAGCACTG GTGTGGACCATAGTGGTGATGTTGCTAAGCAGGAAATTTAAGAGACTACCTCACCTTTTTGCCTTAAACCTTTTCCTGGCTCAG TTTTTAGTGTGTGTCAGTATGATCTTGTGGAACTTCTTGGTGAAACAAGAGGATAATCTGCTGAGCAAGATTCTCACCTTCACTCTGCTCTATGGGTCTCTGTACAGCACCTACATTTGGACAG gtttAATCCCTCTCTGTCTGGCTCTGACTAACAGAGATGATCTGCTGAGACTCCGACCAGGAATATTCATGATTTTGGGTTGGGG GGTTCCCTTCCTAATGGTTGGAGGTCTTCTGATATCAGGAGAGAGGACTGATACCATAGACTCTGCCTTCTTCTATGGTAGAGCTCAG ATAATCAGCACAGCAGTGGTGCTTGCAGTCAGCCTGGTGCTTGGTGCGATATCTCTGATGGGCCTCAGCCAGGGGGACAGGGAGCAGAGCGGCTATCAGGCCCTGAACAGAGCTGCAGTAACGGGCATCAGTGATGAGCTAAGGGCCCCTCCTGGCCTGGAGGATTCGCAACAACAGTCACAGCCGCAGATGGCAAATTCCCCTGCCGGCAGCATTAACTCAG ACCTCAACGGTTTCTCTCCTCTCCAGCCCATACCTGACATGATAGCCTCTACGCAAAGGGAGAACACAAACAGCACAA TCCACAGTGGGGCGCTGTGTGACGGGCAGCAGGGTTCTTCCTCCTCTGAGCAGCCGCTGAACCTGCCGCCACCGGGGCTTCAAGCCACTGATGATACACAGACAGTCCGACACgttctgctctgtctgctgctCTTTGTCAGCCTGCTAGCG AACCTGTCCAGCTGTCTGTGGTGGCTGTTCAACAAAGACCCAGGAAGACTTTACCTCGAACTACAGTTCTTCTGTGCTGTGGCAAACTATGGACAG GGTTTCCTGTCCTTTGGGATCTTTGGTCTGGACAGACACCTCATCATCCTGCCCTTCAAGAAAAG GTTGCTTGGGCTGTGGCAGGGCAGGGACAGTGAGGATTTGAGTCCCTCCGGTGTACCAGAGGAGGTCAGACTCACCTGTACCCAGTTTGTCCGCTACCACAAAGACCAGTGTGTACAAGACATAGTGCACACGCGCAG
- the wipf1b gene encoding WAS/WASL-interacting protein family member 1 has protein sequence MPGPPPPPPPGPPPPPTFAVANTEKPNLKRSEQLGRNALLSDISKGARLKKAVTNDRSGPFLDKPKGGVGGGGGGGGGGGGGGGGGGGGGGGGAPAGLGGLFAGGMPKLRSAANSGKNDSGPSRGPVFPPGVRSGGPTPFGGGGGSAGPPKLPGAPAASRSNAPDLPKGRPSFSSRQDTPGGPPPPVPNTPRPNQGFQPRGGPPPPSLPGGPRPSPASGPPPPSVSPGRHGPLPPPPGSSATGPRPGFSAPAPPPPSSGRPSLPPTPGGRPPLPDDRPPPPPAPLGGRRPSMPRDVPPPPPSVNSKPSSSVSSSPAPRSSVGGGAPPLPPGRPGPPPLPPSPAGGDDHSTPRLPQRNISLNSNGPAPPPARTGPLPPPPNERPPSLGRNPSSTRTGPLPPPPPSGRNVGGGSVRSSPAPSPIGRPGPEPPRGGPGGRPPLPPDRPGIGGFPPPPPPMGNGFQNSHHNQIQDEWESRFTFHPVSDLPPPEPYVPFQKTYPSKIGKTDGRGPGKKERGAPPLPPIPR, from the exons ATGCCAGGccctcctcccccaccacccccaGGGCCTCCACCTCCTCCCACCTTTGCTGTT gcCAACACAGAGAAGCCAAATCTAAAACGTTCAGAGCAGCTTGGAAGGAACGCTCTGTTGTCTGATATCTCTAAAGGGGCCAGATTAAAAAAAGCTGTTACCAATGATCGCAGTGGACCTTTCCTGGACA AACCCAAAGGAGGAGTCGGTGGAGGCGGTGGAGGCGGCggcggaggaggaggtggtggtggtggaggaggaggaggaggaggtggcggGGCTCCTGCTGGTTTAGGAGGCCTGTTTGCAGGAGGGATGCCAAAACTGAGATCTGCGGCAAACAGTGGTAAAAATG ACTCAGGACCCAGCCGAGGACCTGTGTTCCCACCAGGAGTCCGCTCTGGTGGGCCCACCCCCTTCGGTGGTGGTGGAGGCTCCGCTGGCCCCCCTAAACTCCCAGGGGCCCCTGCTGCTTCCCGTAGCAACGCCCCTGATCTTCCCAAGGGCCGGCCAAGTTTCTCATCCAGACAAGACACTCCAGGAGGCCCCCCTCCTCCTGTACCCAACACACCTCGACCAAACCAGGGCTTCCAGCCTCGTGGGGGTCCACCTCCGCCGTCACTTCCTGGAGGACCCAGGCCCAGCCCAGCTTCTGGACCTCCACCTCCTAGTGTTTCACCAGGGAGGCACGGACCTCTCCCTCCCCCACCAGGAAGCTCCGCAACTGGGCCAAGACCAGGATTCTCTGCACCTGCTCCTCCACCCCCAAGCAGCGGCCGACCCTCCTTACCGCCCACTCCTGGTGGGAGGCCTCCACTTCCTGACGACcgaccccccccaccaccagctCCTCTGGGGGGTCGTCGGCCATCTATGCCACGCGATgtgccccctcctcctccctctgtcaACTCCAAgccttcctcctctgtctcttcctccccTGCCCCTCGTTCCTCAGTGGGTGGGGGCGCGCCTCCTCTCCCGCCAGGCCGACCGGGCCCCCCTCCTCTCCCACCCTCCCCAGCTGGAGGGGACGACCACAGCACCCCTCGTCTGCCCCAAAGGAACATATCACTCAACAG CAATGGCCCAGCTCCACCACCTGCTCGGACAGGACCTCTCCCACCTCCACCAAACGAGAGACCGCCATCTCTTGGAAGGAACCCATCCTCCACACGCACAG GgcctcttcctccccctcctccctcagGCCGTAATGTAGGAGGGGGCAGTGTGAGGTCGTCACCAGCTCCTTCTCCTATTGGTCGGCCAGGCCCGGAGCCCCCTCGTGGGGGACCCGGCGGTAGACCTCCCCTCCCTCCAGACAGGCCGGGTATTGGAGggttccctcctcctccaccacccaTGGGTAACGGCTTCCAAAACTCTCACCACAACCAGATACAGG ATGAGTGGGAGAGTCGGTTCACTTTCCATCCAGTGTCGGACCTTCCTCCACCTGAGCCCTATGTGCCCTTTCAGAAGACCTACCCCAGCAAGATTGGCAAGACTGACGGCAGAG GACCTGGTAAAAAGGAAAGAGGAgctccccctcttcctcctaTACCCAGGTGA